A single region of the Chryseobacterium sp. 6424 genome encodes:
- the argC gene encoding N-acetyl-gamma-glutamyl-phosphate reductase: protein MEKIKAGIVGGTGFTAGELIRILLYHPNAEISFVTSQSLQGEFITDVHKDLFGETMLKFENLAQPADIIFLCLPHGESKNWLIENEKRIAPETKIIDLGNDFRVDEEWNDKKFIYGLSEFNREQIAKGLYIANPGCFATAIQLGILPILKKEKIEKIHCVGITGSTGAGKALHQTLNFNWRSENISPYKTFTHQHIAEIEKTISLISDTKTEINFVPWRGDFTRGIFVTLMMESDLSQIEIDEIYRYAYKYSKFVFVSASPIDLKQVVNTNKAAIYIEKVGKNLAVHVAIDNLLKGASGQAIQNMNLMFGFNEKAGLNLKPSVF, encoded by the coding sequence ATGGAAAAAATAAAAGCAGGCATCGTGGGCGGAACAGGTTTTACAGCCGGCGAACTCATTCGCATCCTCTTGTATCACCCGAACGCGGAAATCTCTTTTGTAACGAGTCAAAGCCTTCAGGGTGAATTTATCACCGACGTTCACAAAGATCTATTTGGCGAAACCATGCTGAAATTTGAGAATTTAGCCCAACCGGCCGACATTATTTTCCTTTGTCTTCCGCACGGCGAAAGTAAAAACTGGCTCATCGAAAACGAAAAACGCATCGCGCCGGAAACCAAGATCATCGATCTTGGAAACGATTTTCGTGTGGATGAAGAATGGAATGATAAAAAATTCATTTACGGACTTTCAGAATTTAATCGTGAACAAATCGCGAAAGGTTTATACATCGCAAATCCCGGATGTTTTGCAACCGCCATTCAACTCGGAATTTTGCCCATTCTGAAAAAAGAAAAGATTGAAAAAATTCATTGTGTGGGAATCACCGGTTCCACAGGAGCCGGAAAAGCTTTACATCAAACACTGAATTTTAACTGGCGCAGCGAGAATATTTCTCCGTATAAAACCTTTACCCATCAGCATATCGCCGAAATTGAAAAAACTATTTCGCTGATTTCCGATACCAAAACCGAAATTAATTTTGTCCCTTGGCGCGGCGATTTTACACGCGGAATTTTCGTCACGTTAATGATGGAAAGCGATCTAAGTCAGATCGAAATCGATGAAATTTACCGTTATGCTTACAAATATTCAAAATTTGTCTTTGTTTCAGCGAGCCCCATTGATTTGAAACAGGTTGTAAATACCAACAAAGCGGCCATCTACATTGAGAAAGTTGGGAAGAATCTGGCGGTACATGTCGCGATTGATAATTTATTGAAAGGAGCTTCCGGACAGGCGATCCAGAACATGAACCTAATGTTTGGCTTCAATGAAAAAGCCGGACTTAACCTTAAACCATCTGTTTTTTAA
- a CDS encoding aspartate aminotransferase family protein, translating into MKLFDVYPLMPVNIVKAENCKLWDEKGTEYLDFYGGHAVISVGHGHPHYVEKIKNQLDKIGFYSNSVINKLQEELAEKLGKVCGYEDYSLFLCNSGAEANENALKIASFTSGKKKFITFKNSFHGRTSAVVAATDDPSIVAPVNETDNFIFCDWNNAEQFGQLFSENLPDLAGVIIEGIQGIAGIQIPSREMMTKISELCVENSVFFISDEIQSGYARSGKFFAHQHFGVKPDIITTAKGMANGFPIGGVLVSPKIPAKHKILGTTFGGNHLACAASIAVLEIIQNENLIEKSFEKGEYLIQKLKEISQIKEIRGKGLLIGIDFEIPASQVSKKLREEFKIFVGSASNPLTMRLLPPLTISYAEMDYFISSLKSALNSI; encoded by the coding sequence ATGAAATTATTTGATGTATATCCGCTGATGCCCGTAAATATTGTGAAGGCGGAAAATTGTAAACTTTGGGACGAAAAGGGGACTGAATATCTTGATTTTTACGGTGGTCACGCGGTAATTTCGGTGGGACACGGACACCCGCATTACGTGGAAAAAATTAAAAATCAGCTGGACAAGATTGGTTTTTATTCCAATTCAGTCATCAATAAACTGCAGGAAGAACTGGCGGAAAAACTCGGAAAAGTTTGCGGTTACGAAGATTACAGCCTCTTCCTTTGTAATTCCGGCGCAGAAGCGAATGAAAACGCGCTGAAAATTGCGTCTTTTACTTCAGGAAAAAAGAAATTCATCACGTTTAAGAATTCTTTTCACGGCCGTACTTCAGCCGTAGTTGCGGCAACCGATGATCCTTCGATTGTCGCGCCGGTAAACGAAACCGACAATTTTATTTTTTGCGATTGGAATAATGCTGAACAGTTCGGGCAGCTTTTTTCTGAAAATCTTCCGGATTTGGCCGGAGTAATTATTGAAGGAATTCAAGGTATTGCGGGTATTCAGATTCCTTCGCGGGAAATGATGACGAAGATTTCCGAACTGTGCGTTGAAAACTCAGTATTCTTTATTTCTGATGAAATTCAATCGGGGTATGCAAGGAGCGGAAAATTCTTTGCGCATCAGCATTTCGGTGTAAAACCCGACATCATCACTACTGCTAAAGGAATGGCAAATGGTTTCCCCATCGGCGGTGTTCTCGTTTCACCAAAAATTCCGGCAAAACATAAAATACTCGGTACTACTTTTGGCGGAAATCATCTGGCTTGTGCCGCGTCAATCGCAGTTTTGGAGATTATTCAGAATGAAAATCTGATTGAGAAATCTTTTGAGAAAGGCGAATATTTAATTCAAAAATTAAAGGAGATCTCTCAGATCAAAGAAATTCGCGGTAAAGGACTACTAATCGGAATTGATTTTGAAATTCCGGCATCTCAGGTTTCAAAAAAACTCAGGGAAGAATTTAAAATCTTTGTCGGAAGCGCGTCAAATCCTTTAACCATGAGGCTTTTGCCACCGCTTACGATTTCTTATGCCGAAATGGATTATTTCATTTCTTCTTTAAAATCTGCCTTAAATTCTATTTAA
- a CDS encoding acetylornithine carbamoyltransferase, with protein MKNFTSVHDISNPEDLVQEALELKKNLYGFSDLGKNKTLGLVFLNPSLRTRMSSQKAGMNLGMQVQVINAGQDAWNWEFAENAVMDGSTVEHIKDAAKVLSEYCDVIGLRCFPGLKDRNEDYSEFVLNLFIKYATVPVISLESATRHPLQSFADLITIRENWTQPHKPKVVLSWAPHIKALPQAVGNSFAEWMNAADVDFCIANPKGYDLSKDFSGDATVYHNQEEALKDADFVYVKNWSSFDKYGTMPEVKENWLLGEQFLKANPETKFMHCLPVRRNLEMSDAVLDSANSLIYQQANNRTLSAQLIIKKILENSL; from the coding sequence ATGAAAAATTTTACATCAGTACACGATATATCAAATCCGGAGGATCTCGTTCAGGAAGCCTTGGAACTAAAAAAAAATCTTTACGGTTTCAGTGATTTAGGGAAAAACAAAACGCTTGGATTGGTGTTCTTGAACCCAAGTTTAAGAACGAGAATGAGCAGCCAAAAGGCTGGAATGAACCTCGGGATGCAGGTGCAGGTCATCAACGCCGGCCAAGACGCCTGGAACTGGGAATTTGCGGAAAACGCGGTGATGGATGGTTCTACCGTTGAACACATCAAAGACGCGGCGAAGGTTTTGAGTGAATATTGTGATGTCATCGGACTAAGATGTTTTCCGGGATTAAAAGACCGCAACGAAGATTACAGTGAATTTGTGCTGAATTTATTCATTAAATACGCCACTGTCCCCGTAATTTCTCTGGAATCTGCGACACGCCATCCTTTGCAGAGTTTTGCTGATTTGATTACCATCCGCGAAAACTGGACTCAGCCGCACAAACCTAAAGTGGTTTTGTCTTGGGCGCCACACATCAAAGCGCTCCCACAAGCCGTGGGAAATTCGTTTGCGGAGTGGATGAATGCTGCGGACGTAGATTTCTGCATCGCAAATCCGAAAGGCTACGACCTGAGCAAAGATTTTTCGGGCGATGCAACAGTCTATCACAATCAGGAAGAAGCATTGAAAGATGCAGATTTCGTGTATGTGAAAAACTGGTCGTCTTTTGATAAGTATGGAACGATGCCTGAAGTAAAAGAAAACTGGCTTTTGGGCGAGCAATTTTTAAAAGCAAACCCCGAAACCAAGTTTATGCACTGCCTTCCGGTACGCAGAAATCTTGAAATGAGCGATGCGGTTTTAGATTCTGCGAATTCTCTAATTTATCAGCAGGCGAATAACCGGACGCTTTCTGCACAATTAATTATCAAGAAAATCCTCGAAAACTCGTTGTAA
- the argB gene encoding acetylglutamate kinase: MEDLFIIKIGGETLSSKETLQNCLMAIAACGKKVILVHGGGKKVTELAQKLEIPQQMVEGRRITSAETLDLCTMVYAGLISKNIVAGLSAQNLKAIGLSGADLNCILSKKRDASVINYGFVGDIVRVDETVFESFIGQNIIPVVNSISISEDGELLNTNADVVAAEIAKAMSSAYKVHLIYCFEKNGVLKDITDENSVIPDISKAEFTQMKETKQIADGMIPKLQTAFRALYHGVEEARIIKSDALSSYFNDEKPGTNISLH, translated from the coding sequence ATGGAAGATTTGTTCATCATCAAAATCGGTGGCGAAACGCTCAGTAGTAAAGAAACGCTGCAGAATTGTCTGATGGCGATTGCTGCGTGTGGGAAAAAGGTAATTTTAGTCCACGGTGGCGGCAAAAAAGTAACCGAACTCGCGCAGAAACTGGAGATTCCACAGCAGATGGTTGAGGGCCGCAGGATAACCTCCGCCGAAACGCTTGACCTTTGTACGATGGTGTACGCCGGACTCATCAGCAAAAATATTGTGGCGGGACTATCCGCGCAGAACTTAAAAGCCATCGGGCTTTCGGGTGCGGATCTGAATTGTATCCTTTCGAAAAAAAGAGATGCTTCGGTGATCAATTATGGTTTTGTGGGCGACATTGTGAGGGTGGATGAAACGGTTTTTGAAAGTTTTATCGGTCAGAATATTATTCCCGTGGTTAATTCTATCAGCATCAGCGAAGACGGCGAACTTTTGAATACCAATGCAGATGTAGTGGCGGCGGAAATCGCCAAAGCAATGTCATCCGCTTATAAAGTACACCTGATTTACTGCTTCGAAAAAAACGGCGTTCTGAAAGACATTACCGATGAAAATTCTGTGATTCCCGACATTTCAAAAGCCGAATTCACGCAGATGAAAGAAACGAAACAGATAGCCGACGGCATGATTCCCAAACTGCAGACTGCTTTCAGAGCGCTGTATCATGGTGTGGAGGAAGCGCGGATCATCAAAAGCGATGCGCTTTCAAGCTATTTCAATGACGAAAAACCGGGGACAAATATCAGTTTACATTAA
- a CDS encoding IS5 family transposase, whose product MLGKNPEKKPELFRPMLVDFIDHEHELVLLSEKIDWNYFEKEFSPLYSKVGNPSHPIRFMVGCLLLKHLYNLGDETLEKAWIMNPYMQHFCGRVFFEHEFPCDPSNFVHFRKRIGEKGIEKIFAYSVRMHDAKTNTSNFVLSDTTVQENNTSFPTDAKLCKKVIDYCNKIAGNEGIKQRQRYTKVSKQMVRNTYNGKHPKRAKAARKSQRQLKTIAMRLIRELQRNFNAEQQEFYKDLMTLYTKVVTQKRNDADKIYSIHKPFTRCIAKGKAHSQYEFGNKVGLITTANKGKKIILGIKAFLQTPYDGHTIEPLLEQMETGGQKLPKELLYDRGGRGKSEIKGVKISIPSTPRKKDTAYQKQTKRKKFRTRAAIEPIIGHLKTDFRLAKNYFMGETGPQINALLAATAWNMKKMMELLKQKIIILFYKIQIMLFSNPVFKNKLNSGFC is encoded by the coding sequence ATGTTGGGGAAAAATCCAGAAAAGAAGCCAGAATTATTCCGCCCAATGTTGGTGGATTTTATTGACCACGAGCATGAACTTGTTCTACTTTCAGAAAAAATAGATTGGAATTATTTTGAGAAAGAATTTTCGCCCTTGTATTCCAAAGTGGGCAATCCGAGCCATCCGATTCGGTTTATGGTGGGTTGTTTGCTACTGAAACATTTGTATAATTTGGGCGATGAGACGTTGGAAAAAGCCTGGATCATGAATCCTTATATGCAGCATTTTTGTGGCAGGGTTTTCTTTGAACACGAATTTCCTTGTGACCCGAGTAATTTTGTTCATTTCCGAAAAAGAATTGGCGAAAAAGGTATCGAAAAAATCTTTGCCTACAGCGTAAGAATGCACGATGCCAAGACGAACACCTCAAATTTTGTTTTGTCCGATACTACCGTTCAGGAGAATAATACCTCTTTTCCTACCGATGCAAAATTGTGCAAAAAAGTGATTGATTATTGCAACAAAATAGCCGGAAATGAAGGCATAAAACAAAGACAACGCTACACAAAAGTCAGCAAACAAATGGTGCGCAACACCTACAACGGAAAACATCCCAAGCGGGCAAAAGCGGCAAGGAAATCTCAAAGACAGCTCAAAACCATCGCCATGAGACTGATTCGTGAATTGCAACGGAATTTTAATGCAGAACAGCAAGAATTTTATAAAGATTTAATGACATTGTACACCAAGGTTGTCACACAAAAAAGAAACGATGCCGATAAAATTTACAGCATTCACAAGCCTTTTACCCGATGTATTGCCAAAGGAAAAGCGCATAGCCAGTATGAATTTGGGAATAAGGTAGGTTTGATAACCACCGCCAACAAAGGCAAGAAAATCATTCTCGGGATTAAAGCATTTTTGCAAACTCCTTACGATGGTCACACCATAGAACCACTTTTGGAACAGATGGAAACCGGTGGTCAAAAGCTCCCAAAAGAACTCCTTTACGATAGAGGTGGCAGAGGAAAATCAGAAATAAAGGGCGTGAAAATCTCCATCCCAAGCACTCCAAGAAAAAAAGACACTGCTTATCAAAAGCAGACAAAGCGCAAAAAATTTAGAACCAGAGCGGCAATAGAACCTATCATCGGACATTTAAAAACCGATTTTAGGCTGGCAAAAAATTACTTCATGGGAGAAACGGGACCACAAATCAATGCATTACTAGCTGCAACCGCTTGGAACATGAAGAAAATGATGGAACTACTGAAACAGAAAATTATTATCTTATTTTATAAGATACAAATTATGCTGTTTTCTAATCCTGTTTTTAAAAATAAATTAAATAGTGGGTTTTGTTAA
- a CDS encoding M20 family metallo-hydrolase, translated as MYFDESLPTILLNSHHDTVKPNSAYTLDPFEAVQKDGKIFGLGSNDAGASLVSLWAVFTHFYAQKLKYNLIYAATAEEEISGANGVKSILEDLGKIDFAIVGEPTKMDLAVAEKGLVVLNCVAKGTASHAAHINDDNSIYKAMRDIQKVQHFEFDKVSEVLGKVKATVTIVNAGSQHNVVPDQTHFTIDVRTNEHYSNAEIVEIFQKELESEIQPRSLALNSSRIDLGHPFVLAAQQENCRLYGSPTVSDQALMPFDSVKIGPGDSTRSHTADEFIYENELGDGIEKYIKILSHIL; from the coding sequence TTGTATTTCGACGAAAGTCTGCCGACAATCCTGCTTAATTCCCATCACGACACGGTTAAACCTAACTCCGCGTACACGCTCGATCCTTTCGAAGCTGTACAGAAAGATGGAAAAATTTTCGGACTGGGAAGCAACGACGCCGGCGCAAGTTTGGTGAGTTTATGGGCGGTCTTCACACATTTTTATGCACAGAAACTTAAGTATAACTTAATTTACGCAGCAACGGCGGAAGAGGAGATTTCCGGTGCGAACGGGGTGAAATCAATTCTCGAAGATTTAGGAAAGATTGATTTCGCCATCGTTGGCGAACCTACAAAAATGGATTTGGCTGTGGCGGAGAAAGGATTGGTCGTTTTAAACTGTGTCGCGAAAGGTACAGCCTCGCACGCCGCGCACATCAACGATGATAATTCAATCTACAAGGCGATGCGCGATATTCAGAAAGTTCAGCATTTTGAATTTGATAAAGTTTCGGAAGTGCTTGGAAAAGTAAAAGCCACTGTAACCATTGTCAATGCAGGTTCACAACACAATGTGGTGCCCGATCAGACGCATTTCACCATAGATGTCAGAACAAACGAACATTATTCAAACGCTGAAATCGTAGAAATTTTTCAGAAGGAATTGGAGTCTGAAATTCAACCCAGATCTTTAGCTTTAAACTCGTCAAGAATTGATTTGGGCCATCCTTTTGTGTTGGCCGCGCAGCAGGAAAACTGCCGTTTATACGGTTCACCCACCGTTTCGGATCAGGCGCTGATGCCTTTCGATTCGGTAAAAATAGGACCGGGAGATTCTACGCGTTCCCATACAGCAGACGAATTTATTTACGAGAACGAACTCGGTGACGGCATCGAAAAATACATTAAAATCCTCTCTCATATTCTTTAA
- the argH gene encoding argininosuccinate lyase, whose protein sequence is MENKKLWAKDSANQDHLEIIEKFTVGKDKDFDVLLAQYDIFGTKAHCKMLAKIGFLTDEENDLIQKELDEMYLLAKENKLFINDGVEDIHSQIEFNLTQKLGDAGKKIHTGRSRNDQVLLAIKLYLSAEIKEIAKLSKILFERLITLADTHQAILMPGYTHFQIGMPSSFGLWFSAYAESLSEDLEVLAAALSVTQKNPLGSGAGFGSSFPLDRDLTTKELNLGKMNINSVYAQMTRGKSEKITAMAMSTMAATLGKLAYDICMFSNQNYGFITFPPELTTGSSIMPHKKNPDVFELIRAKSARIQSLPNELTLLTNNLPSGYHRDFQLTKEILFPGIQDLKDCLIIFQFMLKHLLVKEDILKDEKYDYLFSVEKINELVQQGHSFREAYREVGNSIENGSYNYRNDDLKHTHKGSMGNLCLDEISDNFREIFLKFK, encoded by the coding sequence ATGGAAAATAAAAAACTTTGGGCAAAAGACTCCGCCAACCAAGATCATCTGGAAATCATTGAGAAGTTTACTGTAGGTAAAGACAAAGATTTCGATGTCTTACTGGCACAATACGATATCTTTGGTACGAAGGCGCATTGTAAGATGTTGGCTAAAATTGGCTTTTTAACCGATGAGGAAAATGATCTCATACAGAAAGAACTGGATGAGATGTATCTTTTGGCAAAGGAAAATAAGCTTTTTATAAACGATGGAGTAGAGGATATCCACAGCCAGATCGAATTTAACCTTACCCAAAAACTCGGCGATGCGGGAAAGAAAATTCACACCGGAAGATCACGGAACGACCAGGTTTTACTCGCCATAAAATTATATTTATCGGCGGAAATCAAAGAGATCGCGAAACTGTCTAAGATTTTATTTGAACGCTTAATTACGCTCGCAGATACACACCAAGCCATCTTGATGCCGGGTTATACGCATTTTCAAATCGGTATGCCTTCCTCTTTCGGTTTGTGGTTCAGCGCGTATGCGGAATCTCTGTCTGAAGATCTCGAAGTTTTAGCGGCTGCTTTATCGGTTACTCAGAAAAATCCGTTGGGTTCAGGAGCAGGTTTCGGATCATCATTTCCACTTGACAGAGATCTCACCACCAAGGAACTGAATCTGGGGAAAATGAACATCAATTCGGTGTACGCACAAATGACGCGCGGAAAATCGGAAAAAATCACCGCGATGGCGATGAGTACTATGGCCGCAACTTTGGGGAAACTTGCGTACGACATCTGCATGTTCAGCAACCAAAACTACGGTTTCATCACTTTTCCGCCTGAACTGACGACCGGAAGCAGCATTATGCCGCATAAAAAAAATCCGGATGTTTTTGAACTTATCCGTGCAAAATCAGCGCGGATTCAAAGCCTTCCGAACGAACTTACATTGCTTACCAATAATCTCCCGTCCGGCTACCACAGGGACTTTCAGCTTACGAAAGAAATTTTGTTCCCCGGAATTCAGGATTTAAAAGACTGCCTGATTATTTTTCAATTTATGCTGAAGCATCTCCTCGTAAAAGAAGATATTTTGAAGGACGAAAAATATGATTATCTTTTCAGCGTCGAAAAAATCAACGAACTGGTACAGCAGGGTCACAGTTTTCGGGAGGCTTACCGCGAGGTCGGAAACTCCATTGAAAATGGCTCCTACAATTACCGGAATGATGATTTAAAGCACACCCACAAGGGCAGTATGGGAAATTTGTGCCTCGATGAGATTTCCGATAACTTTAGGGAAATCTTTCTGAAATTCAAATAA
- a CDS encoding Lrp/AsnC family transcriptional regulator, which translates to MKTLDNTDYKILNFLQDDATISVKELAERIGLSFTATYERVKSLKHHGIIRKNVALINAELAGFEIMAYCNIVLKEQSNEKLREFEQKINAEPQVLEVVSVSGQYDYMIKVVARNIKDYNNFMTTVVANIPNIGQYHSNIVLSVIKNDTKFTF; encoded by the coding sequence ATGAAGACATTAGACAATACAGATTACAAGATTCTTAATTTCCTGCAAGACGATGCCACTATTTCTGTGAAAGAACTGGCTGAAAGAATAGGACTTTCCTTCACCGCTACTTATGAAAGGGTGAAATCGCTTAAACACCACGGGATCATCCGTAAAAATGTGGCGCTGATAAATGCGGAACTCGCAGGGTTTGAAATTATGGCCTACTGTAATATTGTACTGAAAGAGCAGTCTAATGAAAAACTTCGGGAATTTGAGCAGAAAATAAACGCGGAACCGCAGGTGTTGGAAGTCGTAAGTGTTTCAGGTCAGTATGATTACATGATAAAGGTAGTCGCAAGGAATATCAAGGATTACAATAATTTCATGACGACGGTAGTCGCGAATATTCCCAATATCGGGCAGTACCACAGCAACATTGTACTGTCGGTGATTAAAAATGATACTAAATTTACTTTTTAA
- a CDS encoding cupin domain-containing protein, with product MSKYKIQKSAFVVPTTDGKIIKEIWGNSTETSGISIAHMVAPPNWTEPHQTPEFDEFTYILRGKKQFEIDNEVVVLSAGESICIEKGARIRYSNPFDEECEYISVCLPAFSVDLVHRE from the coding sequence ATGTCAAAATATAAAATACAGAAATCTGCTTTCGTGGTTCCTACAACCGATGGCAAAATCATTAAAGAAATCTGGGGAAATTCCACGGAAACATCCGGCATTTCCATTGCGCACATGGTAGCACCGCCGAACTGGACGGAACCGCACCAAACCCCGGAATTTGATGAGTTTACCTACATCCTTAGAGGTAAAAAACAGTTTGAGATTGATAATGAAGTGGTGGTGTTGAGTGCTGGCGAAAGCATCTGTATTGAGAAAGGCGCACGCATCCGCTACAGCAACCCGTTCGATGAGGAATGTGAATATATATCGGTGTGTTTGCCCGCGTTTTCAGTGGATTTGGTACACCGCGAATGA
- a CDS encoding HAD family hydrolase codes for MIKNLIFDFGGVIMDWNPRYFFKDYFNDDERMEFFLKNIAHDEWNAEQDRGRTLKKGTEFLIGKHPEWEREIRAYYDNWTTMLKADIPQNVAVLRQLATTGYQLFGLTNWSAETISYAYEHHDFFSIFEGKIVVSGTEKLIKSDPKIWQVLLERYELKPEESVFIDDNAKNIVTAKSLGFITVHITENTDLAQELRNLGVDF; via the coding sequence ATGATTAAAAACCTCATATTCGATTTCGGTGGCGTGATCATGGACTGGAATCCCCGGTATTTCTTTAAAGATTACTTCAATGATGATGAAAGAATGGAGTTCTTCCTTAAAAACATCGCGCATGATGAATGGAACGCCGAGCAGGACCGCGGCAGAACACTGAAAAAAGGCACTGAGTTCTTGATCGGAAAACATCCGGAGTGGGAACGGGAAATCCGGGCGTATTATGATAACTGGACTACAATGCTGAAAGCCGATATCCCGCAGAACGTAGCGGTGCTCCGGCAATTAGCCACTACCGGTTATCAACTTTTCGGCCTCACGAACTGGTCGGCAGAAACGATTTCGTACGCGTATGAACACCATGATTTCTTTTCCATCTTTGAAGGAAAAATAGTGGTTTCGGGCACGGAAAAACTCATAAAATCCGACCCGAAAATCTGGCAGGTACTGTTGGAACGCTATGAGTTAAAACCCGAAGAATCGGTATTCATTGACGATAACGCTAAAAACATCGTAACCGCAAAATCGCTTGGGTTCATCACGGTTCATATCACTGAAAATACGGATCTGGCCCAGGAACTGCGGAACCTCGGTGTGGACTTTTGA